The DNA segment TTTGGTTGCCATTTTATATGGCAGTTCTTATTTTATTGAATCGGTGTACGGAATAACCAGTCGCAATGTGGTAACTATTGTTTTTGCCGGAATTATTGTGGCCTTTTTTACGGTTGAGTTTATTTTGCTCGATTTACATTATGTCTATTATTCGGACAACGGGCAAAAAATAATTTTCAGGTTTTATCCCTTAAATCCTTTTAGGAATAAGCGTACTTCCTTCGAAATCTTCCAGAAAGATTTCATAAAATTTGAAGTTAAAAAGTCTATGATGAATTTAAGGGAGAACGTGATTGTCTATCAGATTACTCCTAAGGGGCTTGCAAAATATCCGCCCATCAATATCTCATTATTTAAAAAGGCAGATAAAGACAGGCTTTTTTCTGCTTTGCGTAAATTTGAAAAACATAAAGTTCAGGGGCAATAATATCCTTTCGGCTATTAAGTTTGATATCCGTAAAGTTGTCAAAAAACTGATGTACAGGTTAGTTTACCTGTACATTCTGATTTTGGCGGAAATGTTTCATCAGTTGACTCCTGAATTTTTCAGGAATATTGGTAGGTTTCTGATTATCAAAATCAAAATACACACAGACTGCCTTTCCCCTGGCCCCAACTTCGCCATTTTGCCAGGCTTCCTGGGTTACTTCAAATGAAGAATGTCCGATATGCGATATCCAGGATTTTATTTCCACATCCTGGTTGAAGAATAACTGTTTTAGAAAGTCAATTTCAATCCTGGCCATGATAAGATTCCAATGATTCAAATCGAATTCGGGATTGAAAATTCTGAAAATCGGGTTACGTGCCTGCTCAAACCATAAGGGCATCACTGTGTTGTTGATATGCCCAAGTCCGTCAACATCTCCAAAGCGTGGAGTAATCATCTCACTATACATTATCTACTCTATTTAATCGTTGCAAAATTAACAATTTTTTATACAAGCTCAAGGTTAAAAGGTGTTTTGGTCAGAAGGAACTCTGAATGGCTGGATTATCGTACAATCTGATTGTAATATAGATTGGTTTTTAGATAAAAGTTGTAAAATTCCGGAATGTGTTTCAAGCAAATGCAACCCCGGAGGCACTATGAGCACAGAAAAATTATAAAATATCTCTTCGTGAACTATGTGTAACTCTATGTCTACTCGGTGTATCTCTGTGTTATCGTATTTAATCATTACACAGAGAGCCACAGAGGTTTTCTCCGATTAACATCCCTGTGGTTAATGTATTTTAGCGTCTTGGTGCCTTAGCGAGAAATCAAAAAACTTCAAACCCTATCAAACTATCTTTATCTTCCTTG comes from the Bacteroidota bacterium genome and includes:
- a CDS encoding thioesterase family protein; the protein is MYSEMITPRFGDVDGLGHINNTVMPLWFEQARNPIFRIFNPEFDLNHWNLIMARIEIDFLKQLFFNQDVEIKSWISHIGHSSFEVTQEAWQNGEVGARGKAVCVYFDFDNQKPTNIPEKFRSQLMKHFRQNQNVQVN